The following are encoded in a window of Citrobacter freundii genomic DNA:
- the pgtB gene encoding two-component system sensor histidine kinase PgtB yields MKGGSLLQRLRQLSISSSLRGAFLTGALLTLSVSCVSLYSWHEQSSQIRYSLDDYFPRVHSAFLIEGNLNLVVDQLNEFLLAPNTTVRLQLRNQIIQHLDKIETLSRGLQPAEQQQLAVILQDSRTLMTELDRVLYNMFLVREKVSELSARIDWLHDDFTTELNSLVQDFTWQQGTLLDQIEAKNGDAAQYLKRAREVQNEQQQVYTLARIENQIVDDLRDRLNELKSGSDDSMLVETHIRYLANLKTTADENIRTLDDWPSTITLRQTIDELLEIGMMKNKMPDTMRDYVAAQKALVDANHAREATLGRFRTLLEAQLGSSHQQMQMFNQRLEQIVRVSGGLILLATLLALLLAWTLNHYFIRSRLVKRFTALNQAVVQIGLGRTDATIPVYGRDELGRIAGLLRHTLGQLNTQKNQLEQEVAERKEIESDLRATQDELIQTAKLAVVGQTMTTLAHEINQPLNALSMYLFTAGRAIEQGQPAQARSTLTKAQGLIIRIDAIIRSLRQFARRAEPGAPLHPVDLRQTFSAAWELLAMRHKPQQGRLTLLPETVWVLGDEVRIQQVLVNVLANALDACPATAEIEVSWRAQGKTLCVLIADNGPGWPQALLPSLLKPFTTSKDVGLGIGLSICVSLMTQMNGELRLASTLERNACVVLQFNLTDVNDVE; encoded by the coding sequence ATGAAGGGCGGGTCGTTACTGCAACGTCTTCGTCAGCTTAGCATTAGCAGCAGTCTGCGCGGGGCATTCCTGACAGGGGCGTTGCTGACGTTAAGCGTGAGTTGCGTCAGTCTGTATTCCTGGCATGAGCAGAGCTCGCAGATCCGTTATTCGCTGGATGACTACTTCCCGCGCGTCCATTCCGCTTTTTTAATTGAAGGCAATCTCAACCTGGTGGTGGATCAGCTCAATGAGTTCCTGTTGGCTCCCAATACCACGGTAAGACTGCAACTGCGCAACCAGATAATCCAGCATCTGGATAAGATTGAGACGTTAAGTCGTGGATTGCAGCCCGCGGAACAGCAGCAACTGGCGGTCATTTTGCAAGACAGCCGTACCCTGATGACGGAGCTGGACAGGGTGCTCTACAACATGTTTCTGGTACGAGAAAAAGTAAGTGAATTGTCTGCGCGCATAGATTGGCTGCATGATGATTTTACGACCGAGTTGAACTCACTGGTGCAGGATTTTACCTGGCAACAGGGAACTCTGCTGGATCAAATTGAGGCCAAAAATGGTGATGCGGCGCAATACCTGAAACGTGCCCGGGAAGTGCAAAACGAACAGCAGCAGGTTTACACACTGGCGAGAATTGAGAATCAAATCGTCGACGATCTGCGTGACAGGCTGAACGAGCTGAAGTCCGGTAGCGATGACAGTATGTTGGTGGAGACCCACATTCGTTATCTGGCGAATTTGAAAACAACGGCGGATGAAAATATCCGTACGCTGGATGACTGGCCTAGTACCATAACGTTGCGCCAAACTATTGATGAGTTGCTGGAAATTGGCATGATGAAAAATAAAATGCCCGACACAATGCGCGACTACGTGGCGGCGCAAAAGGCCCTCGTTGATGCTAATCACGCCAGAGAAGCGACGCTTGGGCGCTTTCGTACCTTGCTTGAGGCGCAACTGGGCAGCAGTCATCAGCAAATGCAGATGTTTAATCAGCGCCTGGAGCAGATTGTTCGCGTCAGCGGTGGACTGATTCTGCTGGCGACGTTACTGGCGCTGCTTCTCGCCTGGACGCTCAACCACTACTTTATCCGCTCCCGACTGGTGAAGCGTTTTACCGCACTGAATCAGGCCGTGGTGCAGATCGGTCTCGGTAGAACGGATGCAACTATCCCGGTGTATGGTCGCGATGAGTTAGGGCGCATCGCGGGCTTGCTACGCCATACGCTGGGGCAGCTTAATACGCAAAAAAATCAGCTTGAGCAGGAAGTGGCTGAGCGTAAAGAGATTGAGTCCGATCTTCGCGCCACGCAGGATGAGCTGATTCAGACGGCGAAACTGGCGGTGGTCGGCCAGACCATGACCACTCTGGCGCATGAAATAAACCAACCGCTGAACGCGCTATCGATGTACTTGTTTACGGCGGGAAGGGCCATTGAACAGGGACAACCAGCGCAGGCAAGAAGCACTTTAACCAAAGCGCAAGGGCTGATTATCCGCATTGATGCCATTATTCGCTCGCTGCGCCAGTTTGCGCGTCGGGCCGAGCCGGGGGCGCCGTTGCATCCGGTTGATTTGCGGCAAACTTTTAGTGCGGCTTGGGAACTGTTAGCCATGCGTCATAAGCCACAGCAGGGCAGGCTGACGCTCCTGCCGGAGACCGTATGGGTCCTCGGTGATGAGGTTAGGATCCAGCAGGTACTGGTTAATGTGCTGGCAAACGCGCTCGACGCCTGTCCGGCTACGGCTGAAATTGAGGTGAGCTGGCGGGCTCAGGGCAAAACGCTGTGCGTATTGATCGCTGATAACGGACCCGGTTGGCCTCAGGCGTTGTTACCGTCGCTATTGAAGCCATTTACGACCAGTAAGGATGTGGGTCTCGGCATTGGTTTGTCGATTTGTGTATCGTTAATGACGCAAATGAACGGTGAGTTACGCCTGGCGTCAACGCTGGAGCGCAATGCCTGCGTAGTCCTGCAATTCAACCTGACGGATGTAAATGATGTTGAGTGA
- the pgtC gene encoding phosphoglycerate transport regulator PgtC: MIILSLCFTLLSTASQAQGKELVMATTFSPGATAWIIQQWQTEPGSVMIRTLNRTSASLEQLLDTANADNVDLILTSSPMLLQHLQEHQKLAPFDNALPESQRLVPESIRSTSVAVAISGFGLLINRSALAARHLPAPTDWGDLTHPRYQGALLMSSPSRSDTNHLMVESLLQQKGWEQGWATLLASAGNLVTISSRSFGVADKIKSGLGVAGPVIDNYANLLLNDPHLAFNYFPHSAVSPTYVAVLNNSQHAGEARRFIRYLLSPQGQRILADANTGKYPVTRLPADNPRAAQQAILMDQPPLNYRLILKRQQLVQRMFDTAISFRLAQLKDAWRALYSAEARLKRPLPEIRALLTSVPIDASSSEDEAWLAQFENKSVAEQQMMEWQLWFLKNQRQAIAKLEELK; this comes from the coding sequence ATGATCATCCTGTCGCTTTGTTTTACGTTGCTGTCTACGGCCAGCCAGGCACAGGGTAAAGAGCTCGTCATGGCCACGACGTTCTCCCCAGGAGCGACGGCATGGATTATCCAGCAATGGCAAACCGAGCCAGGGTCGGTAATGATTCGTACGCTAAACCGCACCAGTGCCTCTTTGGAACAACTGCTCGATACAGCGAACGCGGACAATGTTGATCTGATTTTGACCTCCTCTCCCATGCTGTTGCAGCATTTGCAGGAACATCAGAAGCTGGCTCCGTTTGATAATGCGCTGCCTGAGAGTCAACGCCTGGTGCCGGAGTCCATCCGTTCTACGTCCGTGGCGGTGGCAATATCAGGTTTTGGCCTGTTGATTAACCGTTCTGCGCTGGCGGCGCGGCATTTACCGGCTCCGACTGACTGGGGGGATTTAACGCACCCCCGGTATCAGGGCGCGCTGTTGATGAGTAGCCCGTCACGTTCGGATACCAACCATTTAATGGTGGAATCACTGCTGCAGCAAAAAGGGTGGGAACAAGGATGGGCGACGCTGCTGGCGAGTGCCGGCAATCTGGTGACGATTTCCTCGCGCAGTTTCGGCGTTGCTGACAAAATTAAAAGTGGATTAGGCGTTGCTGGGCCGGTGATTGATAATTACGCCAATCTGCTGCTCAACGACCCGCATCTGGCGTTTAACTATTTTCCGCATTCCGCAGTGTCGCCAACCTATGTGGCGGTGTTGAACAATAGCCAGCATGCCGGTGAAGCCCGTCGTTTTATTCGCTATTTATTGAGTCCTCAAGGGCAGCGGATCCTTGCCGATGCGAATACCGGGAAATATCCGGTCACGCGGTTGCCCGCCGATAATCCGCGTGCTGCTCAGCAGGCCATTCTGATGGACCAGCCACCACTAAATTATCGCCTGATCCTCAAGCGGCAGCAGCTGGTGCAGCGGATGTTTGATACCGCCATCAGTTTTCGTCTCGCGCAATTGAAGGATGCCTGGCGAGCGCTGTATAGCGCCGAAGCGCGGCTAAAACGGCCACTCCCTGAAATACGAGCGTTATTGACCAGCGTCCCGATAGACGCCAGCAGTAGTGAAGATGAGGCCTGGCTTGCGCAATTCGAGAATAAAAGCGTTGCTGAACAGCAGATGATGGAATGGCAGCTATGGTTTCTCAAAAACCAACGCCAGGCTATCGCCAAACTGGAAGAATTAAAATGA
- a CDS encoding DUF2058 domain-containing protein: protein MTKLTLQEQMLKAGLVTSKKMAKVQRTAKKSRVQAREAREAVEENKKAQVERDKQLSEQQKQAALSKEYKAQIKQLIEMNKITISRGDIGYNFTDNNLIKKIYVDKVTQTQLIKGRLAIARLAAESDRESEYAIIPAVVADKIAQRDASYIVLNCELSQEDKDEDDPYADFVVPDDLMW, encoded by the coding sequence ATGACAAAACTCACCCTACAAGAGCAGATGCTTAAAGCTGGCTTAGTCACCAGTAAAAAAATGGCGAAGGTGCAAAGAACGGCGAAAAAGTCGCGCGTTCAGGCGCGTGAGGCCAGAGAGGCGGTTGAAGAAAATAAAAAAGCACAGGTTGAGCGTGATAAGCAACTCAGCGAGCAGCAAAAGCAAGCAGCCCTGTCGAAAGAATACAAAGCTCAGATTAAGCAGCTGATTGAAATGAATAAAATCACCATTTCAAGAGGCGATATTGGTTATAACTTTACCGACAACAATCTGATTAAAAAAATCTACGTTGATAAAGTTACCCAGACTCAGTTAATCAAGGGGCGTCTTGCCATTGCGCGTCTGGCCGCTGAAAGTGATCGCGAGAGCGAATACGCCATCATCCCGGCGGTGGTTGCCGATAAGATCGCGCAGCGTGACGCCAGCTACATTGTCTTAAATTGCGAACTGAGCCAGGAAGATAAGGACGAAGATGACCCGTACGCTGACTTTGTCGTACCTGATGATTTGATGTGGTAA
- the pgtP gene encoding phosphoglycerate transporter PgtP — translation MLSIFKTGPSANKVPPEQVQATYGRYRMQALLSVFLGYLAYYIVRNNFTLSTPYLKEHLDLSATQIGLLSSCMLIAYGISKGIMSSLADKASPKVFMACGLVLCAIVNVGLGFSTGFWIFATLVVFNGLFQGMGVGPSFITIANWFPRKERGRVGAFWNISHNVGGGIVAPIVGTAFAILGSEHWQSASYIVPACIAVLFAFIVLMLGKGSPRKEGLPPLEEMMPEEKVVLNARQVTQAPENMSAYQIFCTYVLRNKNAWYVSLVDVFVYMVRFGMISWLPIYLLTEKHFSKEQMSVAFLFFEWAAIPSTLLAGWLTDKLFKGRRMPLAMICMALIFVCLIGYWKSESLVMVTIFAAIVGCLIYVPQFLASVQTMEIVPSFAVGSAVGLRGFMSYIFGASLGTSLFGVMVDKMGWHGGFYLLMGGIVCCIVFCYLSHRGALELEQQRKDAQQEEAALELADAR, via the coding sequence ATGCTTTCAATATTTAAGACAGGGCCATCGGCAAATAAAGTCCCGCCGGAGCAAGTCCAGGCGACATATGGTCGATACCGGATGCAGGCACTACTTAGCGTATTTCTCGGCTATCTTGCGTACTATATTGTACGTAATAACTTCACACTCTCTACGCCGTACCTGAAAGAACATCTGGATCTCAGTGCCACCCAAATTGGTCTGCTCAGCAGTTGCATGTTGATTGCCTACGGGATCAGTAAGGGTATTATGAGCAGCCTGGCCGATAAGGCCAGCCCCAAAGTCTTTATGGCATGCGGTCTGGTCTTGTGCGCCATCGTGAACGTCGGGTTAGGTTTCAGCACCGGATTCTGGATATTTGCCACACTGGTAGTGTTCAACGGCTTATTCCAGGGGATGGGTGTTGGCCCCTCATTTATAACTATTGCCAACTGGTTCCCACGTAAAGAACGTGGACGCGTTGGCGCCTTCTGGAATATCTCGCACAACGTTGGCGGCGGTATTGTCGCCCCGATTGTAGGCACCGCTTTTGCCATTCTGGGTAGCGAACACTGGCAAAGCGCCAGCTATATTGTCCCCGCCTGTATCGCCGTGTTATTTGCCTTTATTGTTCTAATGCTGGGTAAAGGTTCGCCACGTAAAGAAGGTTTACCACCGCTGGAAGAAATGATGCCGGAAGAAAAAGTCGTGCTCAACGCCCGACAGGTCACCCAGGCACCGGAGAATATGAGCGCCTACCAGATCTTTTGCACCTACGTGCTGCGTAATAAAAATGCCTGGTATGTCTCTCTGGTGGACGTGTTTGTCTATATGGTGCGTTTTGGCATGATCAGCTGGTTGCCGATTTACTTGCTTACCGAAAAACACTTCTCAAAAGAACAAATGAGCGTGGCATTTCTGTTTTTTGAATGGGCGGCCATTCCTTCCACATTGCTGGCCGGTTGGCTTACCGACAAGTTGTTTAAGGGTCGCAGGATGCCGCTGGCAATGATTTGTATGGCGCTGATCTTCGTCTGTCTGATCGGCTACTGGAAAAGTGAATCCCTGGTGATGGTGACTATTTTCGCCGCCATTGTCGGTTGCCTGATTTACGTTCCTCAGTTCTTGGCATCCGTGCAGACCATGGAAATCGTCCCCAGCTTCGCCGTCGGTTCAGCCGTAGGGTTACGCGGATTTATGAGCTACATTTTTGGTGCATCACTAGGAACCAGCCTGTTTGGTGTGATGGTCGACAAAATGGGCTGGCACGGGGGATTTTACCTACTGATGGGGGGGATCGTCTGCTGCATCGTGTTCTGCTACTTGTCTCACCGCGGCGCGCTGGAGTTGGAACAACAGCGAAAAGATGCCCAGCAAGAGGAAGCGGCTTTAGAGCTTGCTGATGCCCGGTAA
- the pgtA gene encoding two-component system response regulator PgtA: MLSDECSVLLIDDDADVLDAYTLLLEQAGYRVLACNNPFDARNLMPADWPGIVLSDVCMPGCSGIDLMTLFHQDDNQLPILLITGHGDVPMAVDAVKKGAWDFLQKPVDPGKLLAQVEDALRQRQSVIARRHYCQQKLQVELVGYSDWATQFRQRLQQLAETDIAVWFYGEPGTGRMTGARYLHQLGRNVHGPFIRADLTSGNAVQLNALIDQAQGGTLVLSHIECLTREQQHHLVQLQSQERRPFRLIGIGETSLVELAATHQIVAELYYCFAMTQIACQPLSLRPDDIEPLFHHYLHKACLRLNHPVPEVDGELLKGMRRRVWLSNVRELANAAELFAVGLLPLAETANPQMHMPEPTPLDRRVEEYERQIITEALNIHQGRINEVAEYLQIPRKKLYLRMRKYGLSKEHYKF, from the coding sequence ATGTTGAGTGATGAATGTTCTGTTCTGCTGATTGATGACGATGCCGATGTGCTCGATGCTTACACGTTATTGTTGGAGCAGGCAGGATATCGCGTCCTGGCCTGTAACAATCCGTTTGACGCCAGAAATCTGATGCCTGCCGACTGGCCAGGGATCGTATTAAGCGATGTATGTATGCCAGGCTGTTCGGGGATCGATCTGATGACTCTGTTTCATCAGGATGATAATCAACTGCCGATCCTGCTGATCACCGGGCACGGCGATGTCCCGATGGCGGTGGATGCAGTGAAGAAAGGCGCATGGGACTTTCTGCAAAAACCGGTCGATCCTGGCAAGCTGCTGGCGCAGGTTGAGGATGCCCTGCGTCAGAGGCAGTCCGTAATTGCGCGTCGTCATTACTGCCAGCAGAAATTACAGGTTGAACTGGTCGGATACAGTGACTGGGCAACGCAATTCCGCCAGCGACTACAGCAACTGGCAGAAACGGATATCGCCGTCTGGTTTTATGGTGAACCCGGAACAGGACGCATGACGGGCGCGCGGTATCTGCATCAGCTTGGGCGCAATGTCCACGGGCCATTTATACGTGCAGACCTGACATCCGGAAATGCGGTTCAGCTCAACGCGCTCATTGATCAGGCTCAAGGTGGAACGCTGGTACTGAGTCATATTGAATGCCTGACGCGCGAGCAGCAGCACCATCTGGTGCAGTTGCAAAGTCAAGAGCGGCGTCCTTTTCGCTTGATTGGGATCGGGGAGACGTCCTTGGTGGAGTTGGCGGCAACCCACCAGATTGTTGCAGAACTCTATTATTGCTTTGCCATGACGCAAATCGCCTGCCAACCGCTGTCTCTGCGCCCGGACGACATTGAGCCGTTATTTCATCACTACCTGCATAAAGCCTGTCTGCGGTTAAACCATCCCGTGCCTGAAGTCGACGGGGAATTGCTAAAAGGCATGCGGCGACGAGTATGGTTGAGCAATGTACGGGAACTGGCAAATGCCGCAGAGTTGTTTGCCGTCGGGTTACTCCCGTTGGCTGAAACTGCCAACCCGCAGATGCATATGCCCGAGCCGACCCCGCTGGATCGTCGGGTAGAAGAGTATGAACGACAAATCATCACGGAAGCGCTCAATATCCATCAGGGGCGGATTAATGAGGTGGCAGAGTATCTGCAAATTCCGCGTAAGAAGCTGTATCTGAGAATGCGAAAATACGGGCTGAGTAAAGAGCACTATAAGTTCTAG
- the mlaA gene encoding phospholipid-binding lipoprotein MlaA, with product MKLRLSALALGTTLLVGCASSGTEQQGRSDPFEGFNRTMYNFNFNVLDPYVVRPVAVAWRDYVPQPARNGLSNFTGNLEEPAVMVNYFLQGDPYQGMVHFTRFFLNTLLGMGGFIDVAGMANPKLQRVEPHRFGSTLGHYDVGYGPYMQLPFYGSFTVRDDGGDMVDTLYPVLSWLTWPLSVGKWTIEGIETRAQLLDSDGLLRQSSDPYIMVREAYFQRHDFIANGGKLKPEENPNAQAIQDDLKDIDSE from the coding sequence ATGAAGCTTCGCCTGTCGGCGCTTGCGCTGGGAACCACACTTTTGGTGGGGTGTGCGAGCTCCGGTACAGAACAGCAGGGGCGCTCGGATCCGTTTGAAGGGTTCAACCGCACCATGTACAACTTCAACTTTAATGTGCTGGATCCGTATGTTGTTCGACCGGTGGCTGTAGCCTGGCGTGATTATGTTCCGCAGCCGGCCAGAAACGGTTTGAGCAACTTTACGGGCAACCTCGAAGAGCCGGCCGTAATGGTCAACTATTTCCTGCAGGGCGATCCTTATCAGGGGATGGTGCATTTCACCCGTTTCTTCCTGAACACCTTGCTAGGTATGGGCGGCTTTATCGATGTTGCGGGCATGGCGAATCCAAAACTGCAGCGCGTTGAACCACATCGTTTCGGCAGTACGTTAGGTCACTATGATGTAGGTTACGGTCCGTATATGCAGCTTCCGTTCTACGGCAGCTTCACGGTACGTGATGACGGTGGTGATATGGTGGATACGCTGTATCCGGTTCTGTCGTGGCTGACCTGGCCGTTGTCGGTCGGTAAATGGACCATTGAAGGGATTGAAACCCGCGCGCAACTGCTCGACTCCGACGGTCTGCTGCGTCAATCTTCCGATCCGTACATTATGGTGCGTGAAGCTTACTTCCAGCGTCATGACTTCATCGCGAACGGCGGGAAACTCAAACCAGAAGAAAACCCGAACGCGCAAGCTATTCAGGATGATTTAAAAGATATCGATTCCGAATAA
- the fadL gene encoding long-chain fatty acid transporter FadL, translating into MSQKTLFTKSALAVAVAIISTQAWSAGFQLNEFSSSGLGRAYSGEGAIADDAGNASRNPALIMMFDRPTFSAGAVYIDPDVNISGKSPYTGRSTNADNIAPTAWVPNAHFVMPINEQFGWGASVTSNYGLATEFNDSYIVGEYGGKTDLKTVNLNLSGAYRLNDSWSFGLGFNAVYADAKIERYSGEMTAALPKVSPKIASMEGDEWGYGWNAGILYELDKDNRWGLTYRSEVKIDFDGDYKSGIRSQANGLPGAGVTFPWGTTNTTVPGALTLNLPEMWELSGYNRVAPQWAVHYSIAYTSWSQFQELKATGTNGQTLFYKEEGFRDSYRLALGTTYYMDKNWTFRTGIAYDDSPVPADKRSISIPDQDRLWLSAGTTYAFNEDASIDIGASYMHGQNVTIKEGPYTFESEGKAWLFGTNFNYAF; encoded by the coding sequence ATGAGCCAGAAAACCCTGTTTACAAAGTCTGCTCTCGCAGTCGCAGTGGCAATTATTTCCACACAGGCCTGGTCTGCAGGCTTTCAGTTAAACGAATTTTCTTCCTCTGGCCTTGGCCGGGCATATTCGGGTGAAGGCGCTATCGCAGACGACGCAGGTAACGCCAGCCGCAACCCGGCACTGATCATGATGTTCGATCGCCCTACTTTCTCAGCAGGTGCGGTGTATATCGATCCAGACGTTAATATCTCCGGTAAATCGCCATACACCGGGCGCAGCACCAATGCGGACAACATCGCCCCGACGGCATGGGTTCCGAATGCGCACTTCGTGATGCCTATTAACGAGCAGTTTGGCTGGGGCGCGTCTGTCACCTCTAACTATGGTCTGGCGACCGAATTTAACGACAGCTACATTGTCGGTGAATACGGCGGCAAGACCGACCTTAAAACGGTCAACCTTAACCTCAGCGGCGCCTATCGCCTAAATGATAGCTGGAGCTTCGGCCTTGGTTTTAACGCCGTTTATGCTGACGCCAAAATTGAACGTTATTCCGGTGAAATGACCGCAGCATTACCGAAGGTCAGCCCTAAAATTGCAAGCATGGAAGGTGATGAATGGGGTTACGGCTGGAACGCGGGTATTTTGTATGAGCTGGATAAAGATAACCGCTGGGGCTTAACCTATCGTTCAGAAGTTAAAATCGATTTCGACGGTGATTATAAGAGCGGCATCAGAAGCCAGGCCAACGGCTTACCGGGTGCTGGCGTGACGTTCCCATGGGGTACAACCAACACGACCGTTCCGGGCGCATTGACGCTTAACCTGCCGGAAATGTGGGAACTGTCTGGCTATAACCGCGTAGCACCGCAATGGGCCGTTCACTACAGCATCGCTTACACCAGCTGGAGTCAGTTCCAGGAGTTGAAAGCAACGGGCACCAACGGACAAACATTGTTCTATAAAGAAGAAGGCTTCCGGGACTCTTACCGCCTCGCGCTGGGTACGACCTACTACATGGATAAAAACTGGACGTTCCGTACTGGTATCGCCTACGACGATAGCCCGGTTCCTGCGGATAAACGCTCCATCTCCATTCCAGACCAGGACCGCCTGTGGCTGAGCGCGGGTACGACCTACGCGTTCAATGAAGATGCGTCTATCGACATCGGTGCTTCTTATATGCACGGGCAGAACGTGACCATCAAAGAAGGTCCATATACCTTCGAATCTGAAGGTAAAGCCTGGCTGTTCGGTACCAACTTTAACTACGCATTCTGA
- a CDS encoding YfcZ/YiiS family protein has product MSKCSADETPVCCCMDVGTIMDNTDCTASYSRVFATRAQAEETLAALTEKARGVESEPCQITPTFTEEAEGVRLDIDFVFACEAETLIFQLGLR; this is encoded by the coding sequence ATGAGTAAATGCAGTGCTGATGAAACCCCGGTTTGCTGCTGTATGGATGTTGGTACCATCATGGACAACACCGATTGCACCGCGTCATACAGCCGTGTGTTCGCGACTCGCGCACAGGCAGAAGAAACGCTGGCTGCTCTCACCGAGAAGGCGCGTGGCGTAGAATCTGAGCCTTGCCAAATCACCCCGACCTTTACTGAAGAAGCTGAGGGTGTTCGTCTGGATATCGATTTTGTTTTCGCCTGTGAAGCCGAAACCCTGATCTTCCAGCTGGGTCTGCGTTAA
- a CDS encoding formate/nitrite transporter family protein, with translation MNDIEKEKIDQHSDELEVESEEKLQGKKIEVDEDRLPSRAMAIHEHIRQDGEKEMERDAMALLWSAIAAGLSMGASLLAKGIFHVQLEGVPGGFLLENLGYTFGFIIVIMARQQLFTENTVTAVLPVMQNPTLGNFGLLMRLWSVVLLGNIIGTGIAAWAFEYMPIFDEETRDAFVKIGMDVMKNSPTEMFSNAIISGWLIATMVWMFPAAGAAKIVVIVLMTWLIALGDTTHIVVGSVEILYLVFNGTLHWSDFFWPFALPTLAGNICGGTFIFALMSHAQIRNDMSNKRKEEAQLEAEREQKKQKNQKKQS, from the coding sequence ATGAATGACATCGAAAAAGAAAAAATTGATCAACACAGCGACGAACTCGAAGTAGAAAGTGAAGAGAAGTTGCAGGGTAAAAAGATAGAAGTCGACGAGGACCGACTTCCTTCCCGTGCCATGGCGATTCACGAACATATTCGCCAGGACGGGGAAAAAGAGATGGAGCGCGATGCGATGGCGCTGCTGTGGTCAGCTATCGCCGCTGGGCTATCGATGGGAGCCTCTTTACTGGCAAAGGGTATTTTTCACGTACAGCTTGAGGGCGTTCCCGGCGGGTTCTTACTGGAAAACCTCGGTTATACCTTCGGGTTTATCATCGTTATCATGGCCCGCCAACAGCTCTTTACCGAAAACACCGTAACCGCTGTCCTGCCGGTCATGCAAAATCCAACCCTCGGCAATTTTGGTTTACTGATGCGTCTGTGGAGCGTGGTCTTGCTGGGTAACATTATCGGCACCGGCATTGCGGCATGGGCGTTTGAATATATGCCAATTTTTGATGAAGAAACTCGTGACGCCTTTGTCAAAATTGGGATGGACGTTATGAAAAATAGCCCGACGGAGATGTTTTCCAACGCGATTATTTCCGGTTGGCTGATCGCCACTATGGTGTGGATGTTTCCCGCAGCGGGCGCGGCAAAAATTGTCGTCATTGTTCTGATGACCTGGCTTATTGCGTTGGGTGATACCACGCACATCGTCGTCGGCTCGGTTGAGATTCTCTACCTGGTCTTTAACGGCACGCTGCACTGGAGCGACTTCTTCTGGCCGTTCGCGCTTCCAACGCTTGCCGGGAATATTTGCGGTGGGACATTTATCTTCGCCTTGATGAGCCATGCGCAAATTCGCAATGATATGAGCAATAAACGCAAAGAAGAGGCCCAATTAGAGGCTGAGCGGGAACAAAAAAAGCAGAAAAACCAGAAGAAACAATCCTGA